The genomic DNA GCGGCGGGCGATAATACGGCTTCCATCCGACCCGGAGCCTTCCTTTCCATGCCGCAAGCCCTTCCTCCCCGCATCGTCCTTGGCACCTGGGACCGGCTGCGCGATGACGCCTATGGCGTGCGCCACGAGGTCTTCGTGCTGGAGCAGGCGGTGCCGGCCGACATCGAGCTGGATGACATGGATGCGGTGTCCGTCCATGCCGTGGCCTACGGCGAAAACGGCGAGCCGCTGGGCACGGGCCGCCTGCTGCCGGACGGACACATCGGCCGCATGGCGGTGCGCCGCGCCGCGCGTGGCCTGGGTGTCGGCGGCCTGATCCTGGACGCGCTCATCGAAGAGGGAAGGGGGCTGGCTCACCGGAAGCTGGCGCTGCATGCGCAGACCCACGCGCAGGGGTTCTACGAGGCCCACGGCTTCCAGGCCGAAGGCGAGACCTTCGAGGAAGCAGGCATCGATCACGTGCTGATGGTGCGTGACCTGTAGACGGGCGGGCTCAGGCTGAGGGGCGGAGCGTCTCCGACGCGCTCTGGGCGGCTGCCGCTGCCGCGGCGGCGGCCACCGAGGGGGCCGCCGCCAGGTCGTCGAACAGTCCTTCCCGGTCGGCCCAGCGCTCCCTGATCAGCAGGATCTCGGGCAGGCAGCCCAGGAACAGCTCCGCCAGCACGGGGTCGAAATGCTTGCCGCCTTCGCGGCGGATCAGGTCCAGCGCCTCTTCCAGCGGCCAGGCGGGCTTGTAGGGGCGGGCGCT from Orrella dioscoreae includes the following:
- a CDS encoding GNAT family N-acetyltransferase: MPQALPPRIVLGTWDRLRDDAYGVRHEVFVLEQAVPADIELDDMDAVSVHAVAYGENGEPLGTGRLLPDGHIGRMAVRRAARGLGVGGLILDALIEEGRGLAHRKLALHAQTHAQGFYEAHGFQAEGETFEEAGIDHVLMVRDL